Proteins co-encoded in one Gracilimonas sp. genomic window:
- a CDS encoding M23 family metallopeptidase — protein sequence MIDLLKKLFEQRQKKITVILLDDSKPDEDNSYMVYPNGLFGMILGISTVFAIFVALVFMLTPLGGLLYSTDDAEIRAQILEVTEKAIALEDSLRQRDMQLREMKNIIRLSIDTTLVMDERFDNLFDPNDPFQNSDFINFDESGQFNRLSQNEVLFSNVSKTAPDFPAKYPVQGSLTRGYMPDDEHYGLDIATKNNEPVINIADGSVFNSSWTINNGYVISVQHSEGVVTTYKHLAKLNKKEGDLVLKGDILGEIGNAGVLSTGPHLHFEIWKNGVPQNPEVYLIK from the coding sequence ATGATTGATCTGCTTAAAAAATTATTTGAACAGCGACAGAAGAAAATCACAGTGATTTTGCTGGATGACTCCAAGCCAGATGAGGATAATTCCTATATGGTGTATCCCAATGGTTTGTTTGGTATGATTTTGGGGATATCCACTGTATTTGCGATTTTTGTAGCGCTAGTTTTTATGTTGACCCCGTTGGGTGGGTTGCTTTACAGTACCGATGATGCTGAAATTCGTGCGCAGATTTTGGAAGTTACAGAGAAAGCCATTGCCCTTGAAGATTCCCTTCGCCAGCGGGATATGCAGCTGCGGGAAATGAAGAACATAATCCGGTTGAGTATTGATACTACACTGGTCATGGACGAACGCTTTGATAACTTGTTTGATCCTAATGACCCTTTTCAGAATTCTGATTTTATAAACTTTGATGAATCCGGGCAATTTAACCGGCTCAGCCAAAATGAAGTCTTATTTTCCAATGTATCTAAAACAGCACCTGATTTCCCGGCGAAGTATCCGGTACAGGGCTCATTAACCCGTGGGTATATGCCCGACGATGAACATTATGGCTTAGACATAGCCACAAAAAACAACGAGCCTGTCATAAATATTGCTGACGGTTCCGTTTTCAATAGCAGTTGGACAATTAACAATGGATATGTAATATCCGTGCAACATAGTGAAGGTGTGGTTACAACCTATAAACACCTTGCTAAATTAAATAAGAAGGAAGGCGACCTGGTACTGAAAGGAGATATTTTAGGCGAAATTGGAAACGCCGGAGTCTTAAGTACCGGACCGCATCTTCATTTTGAGATCTGGAAAAATGGAGTACCTCAAAATCCGGAAGTCTATTTAATCAAATAA
- the atpG gene encoding ATP synthase F1 subunit gamma has product MANLRDIRNRISSVNNTQQITKAMKMVAAAKLRKAQDRMTQTRPYASKIEEVAGRLADNSSATNPVMRKPEEVKNVLFIVVGSDRGLCGGFNNNLFKEVESRLHSDFQNHLDNKTLSLVTIGKKASAHFKKRKYNVINSFPGFFDDIKYDATSRIMEAATAQFVDGDFDEVYIAYNEFKSVIAQNRKVQKVLPIDTEDITKSDSGNASKQAIDYLYEPNSQAILDRLLPLHLNMQLWRAVLESNASEQGARMTAMDSATENAKDLERDLRLEYNQARQSAITTEISEIVSGAQALSEN; this is encoded by the coding sequence ATGGCGAATCTTCGAGACATACGAAACCGGATATCATCTGTAAATAACACGCAGCAGATTACCAAAGCTATGAAGATGGTAGCTGCTGCCAAGCTTAGAAAAGCCCAGGACCGCATGACCCAAACGCGGCCTTATGCTTCTAAGATTGAAGAAGTTGCAGGCCGGCTTGCTGATAACAGCAGTGCCACCAATCCGGTAATGCGTAAACCCGAAGAGGTGAAAAATGTACTTTTTATCGTTGTGGGATCTGATCGCGGATTATGCGGTGGGTTCAACAACAACCTTTTTAAAGAAGTAGAAAGCCGTTTGCATAGTGATTTCCAAAATCACCTGGATAATAAAACATTATCACTGGTTACCATTGGAAAGAAAGCTTCGGCTCACTTCAAAAAAAGAAAGTATAACGTAATTAACAGCTTCCCCGGCTTTTTTGATGATATTAAGTATGATGCTACATCAAGAATAATGGAAGCTGCAACAGCGCAATTTGTTGATGGTGATTTTGATGAAGTATATATCGCCTATAATGAATTTAAGTCTGTAATTGCACAGAACCGTAAAGTTCAAAAGGTGCTTCCTATAGATACAGAGGATATCACAAAAAGTGATTCTGGTAATGCATCTAAGCAAGCTATTGATTACCTTTACGAGCCGAATTCGCAGGCAATATTAGATCGATTATTGCCTTTGCATTTAAACATGCAGCTATGGCGAGCCGTACTTGAGTCGAATGCTTCTGAGCAGGGCGCACGAATGACCGCAATGGACAGTGCAACCGAAAATGCTAAGGACCTCGAACGAGATTTACGACTTGAGTATAATCAGGCCCGACAAAGTGCGATTACCACAGAAATTTCTGAGATTGTATCCGGTGCGCAAGCACTGAGTGAAAATTAG
- the atpB gene encoding F0F1 ATP synthase subunit A yields the protein MVQTLRRVFLTLLFLSISTSNTFASDTQDNSDDEPVIDIVGTVADHDYFKAFGAKLYLPRIFFWESQDGVKSLSFYSSTKSAASSSDFEAIGGVIKPVSGSMIIDLSITSHLIYFWFSLGAVIWLTIYMANRYKKGIGSNVEPKGALQNIFEILFVFVRDDIARENIDKTKADRYVPYLFTVFMGISFMNLFGLLPWAATATADLTVTGTLAVITFFITQFSGTKDYWAHIFWFPGVPTWVRAILTPVEILGIFTKPFALAIRLFANMLSGKIMIIAVLGLIFIFAEAFGAAAGYGVSVVSVALTAALYALKAFVALLQAYIFALLSAVFIGMAAEDHAHAEEGYHTEHIAEKA from the coding sequence ATGGTTCAAACCCTGCGTCGAGTTTTTTTAACTCTTTTATTTTTATCGATTAGCACCTCAAATACATTCGCAAGTGATACTCAGGATAACTCTGATGATGAACCTGTTATCGATATTGTTGGAACTGTTGCAGATCATGACTATTTCAAAGCATTTGGTGCTAAGCTTTACCTGCCACGCATTTTCTTTTGGGAAAGCCAGGATGGAGTGAAAAGCTTAAGCTTCTATTCAAGTACAAAATCTGCTGCTTCTTCAAGTGACTTTGAGGCGATTGGCGGTGTTATTAAGCCGGTAAGTGGAAGCATGATAATTGATCTTTCCATTACCTCTCACCTAATCTATTTTTGGTTCAGCCTTGGCGCCGTAATTTGGTTAACTATATATATGGCTAATCGTTATAAAAAGGGGATTGGTAGTAACGTTGAACCAAAAGGAGCGTTACAGAATATTTTTGAGATTCTATTTGTCTTTGTAAGGGACGATATTGCAAGAGAAAATATTGATAAAACTAAGGCGGATCGTTACGTACCATATTTATTTACGGTATTCATGGGAATATCATTTATGAACCTGTTTGGCTTGTTGCCTTGGGCAGCAACTGCTACAGCCGACCTTACCGTGACAGGTACATTAGCTGTTATCACATTCTTTATTACCCAGTTTAGCGGTACAAAAGATTATTGGGCGCATATATTTTGGTTCCCAGGAGTGCCAACCTGGGTTCGCGCAATTCTGACGCCTGTTGAAATACTTGGGATTTTTACCAAGCCTTTTGCGCTTGCTATTCGACTTTTCGCAAACATGTTATCCGGTAAGATCATGATTATAGCAGTATTGGGATTGATCTTTATTTTTGCAGAAGCATTTGGGGCCGCGGCCGGTTATGGAGTAAGTGTGGTTTCTGTTGCATTAACAGCCGCACTATACGCACTAAAGGCATTCGTAGCTCTATTACAAGCTTACATATTTGCTCTGCTCTCAGCTGTTTTTATTGGAATGGCAGCAGAAGATCATGCGCATGCGGAAGAAGGATATCATACAGAACATATTGCTGAAAAAGCATAA
- the atpA gene encoding F0F1 ATP synthase subunit alpha — protein sequence MSQVRPDEVSAILRKQLSGFDNEADTYDVGTVLEVGDGIARVYGLSKVQAGELVELPDSKNEKGEPVTGMVLNLEEDNVGIVLFGSSSAVQEGHTVKRTKDIASINVGEGLLGRVIDPLGNPIDGKGAVSGDTIRLPLERKAPGVIYREPVKEPLQTGLKSIDSLIPIGRGQRELIIGDRQTGKTSVAVDTIINQKATQGTEKPVHCIYVAVGQKGSTVAGIRKVLEENGAMDYTTIVSAPASASAPMRYIAPFAGATIGEYFRDTGRHALVIYDDLSKQAVAYRELSLLLKRPPGREAYPGDVFYLHSRLLERAAKIINDDKVAQSMNNIPDELRPKVKGGGSLTALPVIETQAGDVSAYIPTNVISITDGQIFLDTDLFNQGIRPAIDVGTSVSRVGGSAQVKSMKKLSGTLKLDLAQYRELEAFAKFGSDLDASTQAQLRKGERTVELLKQDVYQPLPVEQQIALLKINDEGLLDKLAVEQIEEFESQYLETVGIKYEDEMSKLAQSGVLDDTFGSQLIEVAESVIDQVTATN from the coding sequence ATGAGTCAAGTCAGACCAGACGAAGTTTCAGCCATATTACGAAAACAATTATCAGGCTTTGACAACGAAGCTGATACCTACGATGTAGGTACCGTACTCGAAGTGGGTGACGGTATCGCTCGCGTGTATGGGCTTTCTAAAGTGCAGGCCGGTGAATTGGTTGAACTGCCGGATTCAAAAAATGAAAAAGGCGAACCTGTAACCGGAATGGTACTTAACCTGGAGGAAGATAACGTTGGTATCGTACTCTTCGGTTCATCAAGTGCTGTTCAGGAAGGGCACACCGTAAAACGAACTAAAGATATCGCGTCTATCAACGTAGGTGAAGGCCTGCTTGGGCGTGTGATTGATCCACTGGGTAATCCCATTGACGGTAAAGGTGCCGTAAGCGGCGACACTATTCGACTTCCGCTTGAGCGTAAAGCTCCGGGTGTAATTTACCGTGAGCCGGTAAAAGAGCCCCTTCAAACAGGTCTGAAATCTATTGACTCTTTGATTCCAATCGGCCGTGGTCAGCGTGAGTTGATTATTGGTGACCGACAAACAGGAAAAACCTCTGTAGCCGTTGATACCATCATTAACCAGAAAGCTACACAGGGTACTGAAAAACCAGTTCACTGTATCTATGTGGCCGTTGGTCAAAAAGGTTCAACCGTTGCCGGAATTCGTAAGGTTCTGGAAGAAAACGGAGCTATGGACTATACCACAATCGTATCGGCTCCTGCCAGTGCTTCTGCACCTATGCGTTACATTGCGCCTTTTGCCGGAGCCACTATTGGTGAGTATTTCCGCGATACCGGCCGACATGCACTGGTAATTTATGATGACCTTTCCAAGCAGGCGGTCGCTTATCGTGAGCTTTCCCTGTTGCTGAAACGACCTCCGGGCCGTGAAGCTTATCCTGGTGATGTATTTTACCTGCACAGCCGGCTTTTGGAGCGTGCAGCGAAAATCATTAATGATGATAAGGTAGCTCAGTCAATGAATAACATTCCTGACGAGCTGCGTCCTAAAGTAAAAGGCGGTGGTTCATTAACTGCACTTCCGGTTATTGAAACCCAGGCCGGTGACGTATCTGCTTATATCCCAACCAACGTAATTTCTATTACTGATGGCCAGATCTTCCTTGATACAGATCTGTTTAACCAGGGTATTCGTCCCGCTATCGACGTAGGTACTTCGGTATCTCGTGTAGGTGGATCTGCACAGGTGAAATCCATGAAGAAACTTTCCGGTACACTGAAGCTTGACCTTGCGCAGTATCGTGAGCTGGAAGCTTTTGCTAAATTCGGTTCTGATTTGGATGCTTCCACTCAGGCACAGCTTCGTAAAGGGGAGCGTACGGTAGAGCTGCTTAAGCAAGATGTTTACCAACCGCTGCCTGTTGAACAGCAAATCGCCCTTCTGAAAATTAATGACGAAGGCCTGCTTGATAAGCTTGCTGTAGAACAAATTGAAGAGTTTGAGAGCCAGTACCTTGAAACTGTTGGCATCAAGTATGAAGATGAGATGAGCAAATTGGCACAAAGCGGTGTTTTAGATGACACTTTTGGCAGCCAGCTTATAGAAGTAGCGGAATCCGTAATTGATCAGGTTACAGCAACCAACTAA
- the atpE gene encoding ATP synthase F0 subunit C, whose protein sequence is MGLLAAGIGAGIVAIGAGIGIGMIGKAATESIARQPEASGDIRGAMILTAAFIEGVALLGAVICILLALGIQV, encoded by the coding sequence ATGGGACTATTAGCAGCTGGTATTGGTGCTGGAATCGTGGCAATTGGTGCCGGAATCGGTATCGGAATGATCGGTAAAGCAGCTACGGAAAGCATTGCACGCCAACCTGAAGCTTCAGGTGATATTCGTGGTGCAATGATCTTAACTGCAGCTTTCATTGAGGGTGTTGCCCTTCTTGGTGCAGTTATTTGTATTCTTCTTGCTCTTGGAATCCAAGTATAA
- the atpH gene encoding ATP synthase F1 subunit delta: MLVSKAARRYATALLGLAKEQDAVERTFEDVQFIKNTVEGSRDLQLFLKSPVIKPDKKANALEALFEGKVSELVFRFVNLIARKNRQNIIGEITHAFTDIYNEYAGIIEAEVFVANELDDKQKDQVIKRLEDVTGKKVNITVKVQEDLKGGMAIKIADTVIDGTIKHKLEQLEDVFLNTATE; the protein is encoded by the coding sequence ATGCTGGTATCTAAAGCGGCACGCCGTTACGCTACTGCACTTTTAGGGCTCGCTAAAGAACAGGATGCAGTAGAGCGCACCTTCGAGGATGTTCAATTCATAAAGAACACCGTTGAAGGATCCCGTGATCTGCAGTTATTTCTGAAGAGCCCGGTTATCAAGCCAGATAAAAAAGCAAATGCACTGGAAGCTCTTTTCGAAGGAAAAGTTAGTGAACTGGTGTTTAGGTTTGTCAACCTGATTGCGCGTAAAAATCGTCAAAACATTATTGGCGAAATAACGCATGCTTTTACTGATATCTACAATGAATATGCAGGCATCATAGAAGCAGAAGTGTTTGTTGCCAACGAACTGGATGACAAGCAAAAAGATCAGGTCATAAAAAGACTGGAAGATGTAACCGGTAAAAAGGTGAATATCACAGTTAAAGTGCAGGAAGACCTGAAAGGCGGTATGGCCATAAAAATAGCTGATACAGTTATTGACGGTACCATCAAGCATAAATTGGAACAGCTTGAAGATGTATTCCTGAATACAGCAACGGAATAA
- a CDS encoding ABC transporter substrate-binding protein encodes MHMLKTAIKTFLLVIFLTATATAQQTAEDVRSLLEERDEQIKELVGPEGTEYTDEQRQQLKEIINGVINFEAMAKEALEETYDTIATEKRTEFVDLFATIVRDQSLNKLDIYRAKVTYRDIQVEGDEARVETLAQLENVRTPVNYEMEYQDGRWVIVDMEIDDVSTASSYNRQFQRIINQKGFEPLLESLRKRAARA; translated from the coding sequence ATGCATATGTTAAAAACGGCCATTAAAACATTTCTATTAGTGATATTCTTAACGGCTACAGCAACAGCCCAACAAACAGCAGAGGATGTGCGGTCGCTGCTGGAAGAACGGGACGAGCAAATCAAAGAACTTGTGGGGCCTGAAGGAACGGAATATACCGACGAACAGCGTCAGCAATTGAAAGAGATCATAAACGGGGTGATCAATTTCGAAGCCATGGCAAAGGAAGCGCTGGAGGAGACGTACGATACCATTGCAACAGAAAAAAGGACCGAATTTGTCGATCTTTTTGCTACTATCGTAAGAGACCAATCTTTGAATAAGCTGGATATCTATCGGGCCAAAGTCACTTATCGTGATATTCAGGTAGAAGGTGATGAAGCTCGGGTAGAGACGCTCGCTCAGCTCGAAAATGTGCGCACTCCTGTTAATTATGAAATGGAATATCAGGACGGGCGATGGGTAATTGTAGATATGGAAATTGATGATGTATCTACCGCTTCTTCCTACAATCGCCAGTTCCAGCGCATTATCAATCAGAAGGGCTTTGAGCCCCTGTTGGAGAGCTTAAGAAAAAGAGCTGCACGGGCTTAA
- a CDS encoding glycosyltransferase, with amino-acid sequence MKNVLFIVYYFPPMGGSGVQRPLKFAKYLRDFGWNPIILCPEPGAYHTFDESLQQEVKDLNLEVHRVEANTPFHRTGQSAQEVKVPGTIAKILRWFSTFFFIPDNKRSWIEPGLEKALGLVKEKDIEAVLASGPPHSNLMLAQKLKEQTGIPVVMDLRDDWVESHLIKYPTAWHKKKMEQLEIDTLTKANALLTINREIARSISSRVLKEVEVIGHGYDPEDFESAGEMASGSPQKLKFLYSGTFYPESTPESFLKAVHRLLKHNPELKESIELQFQGGLNSKHWKVIHELDLTSIVLDFGYVDHDLAVKNLMNADVLWLNIGQRKNPAIISLGKTSEYFATKKPILGLVPEGSAKTMLEKYGKAFIADPYDITEITGQLSAIVECYQKDNWPQHSDEVVESYNRKKLTGKLAHMLDEISVQ; translated from the coding sequence ATGAAAAACGTACTCTTCATTGTCTATTATTTTCCTCCGATGGGAGGGAGTGGGGTTCAGCGTCCCCTCAAGTTTGCTAAATACCTGAGAGATTTTGGCTGGAACCCGATCATATTATGTCCGGAACCGGGAGCCTATCACACCTTTGATGAATCCCTTCAGCAGGAAGTCAAAGACCTCAACCTTGAAGTGCACAGAGTAGAGGCTAATACTCCATTTCACCGGACCGGTCAAAGTGCCCAGGAAGTAAAAGTGCCAGGGACGATCGCCAAAATTTTACGCTGGTTTTCTACCTTCTTCTTCATTCCAGATAACAAGAGAAGCTGGATTGAACCCGGCCTGGAAAAAGCCCTGGGACTGGTTAAAGAGAAAGATATTGAGGCAGTTTTAGCAAGCGGCCCGCCGCACAGTAATTTAATGCTGGCTCAAAAGCTGAAGGAACAGACCGGTATCCCAGTTGTTATGGATCTGAGGGATGATTGGGTGGAAAGTCACCTGATTAAATATCCTACAGCCTGGCACAAAAAGAAGATGGAACAGCTGGAAATAGACACCCTCACCAAAGCAAATGCGCTTCTTACTATTAATAGGGAAATAGCCCGGAGCATCTCTTCAAGAGTGCTTAAGGAAGTGGAAGTAATCGGGCATGGCTATGATCCGGAAGATTTTGAGTCGGCCGGTGAGATGGCATCAGGTTCACCCCAAAAACTGAAGTTTCTGTACAGCGGTACCTTTTATCCCGAAAGCACGCCGGAATCATTTTTAAAGGCGGTACATAGATTATTGAAACATAATCCGGAGCTCAAAGAAAGCATAGAGCTTCAGTTTCAGGGAGGGTTGAATAGCAAACACTGGAAGGTGATTCATGAGTTGGATTTAACCTCGATAGTGTTGGATTTTGGGTATGTAGATCATGATTTGGCCGTGAAAAACCTGATGAATGCGGACGTACTGTGGCTGAATATTGGCCAAAGAAAGAATCCTGCAATCATTTCACTTGGAAAAACGAGTGAATACTTTGCAACAAAGAAACCAATTTTGGGTCTTGTTCCCGAGGGAAGTGCAAAAACGATGCTGGAGAAATATGGAAAAGCATTTATTGCAGATCCCTACGATATCACGGAGATCACCGGGCAGCTGTCAGCGATTGTAGAATGTTACCAAAAAGATAACTGGCCTCAACATTCTGATGAGGTGGTTGAGTCATATAACCGTAAAAAGCTGACAGGTAAATTAGCGCACATGTTAGATGAAATTTCTGTTCAATAA
- a CDS encoding AtpZ/AtpI family protein has product MEYLGLGAEIAASLVIPLLAGYLLDKYFETSPIFILLGVLAGMIIFGLMIARINRKLNNRDND; this is encoded by the coding sequence ATGGAATATCTGGGCTTGGGAGCTGAGATCGCAGCTTCCCTTGTCATCCCTCTCTTAGCCGGGTATTTACTGGATAAATATTTCGAAACATCCCCAATATTTATATTACTGGGGGTTTTGGCAGGGATGATAATCTTTGGATTAATGATTGCTCGAATCAACAGAAAGCTCAATAATCGGGATAATGATTAA
- the atpF gene encoding F0F1 ATP synthase subunit B → MTLLLAGGSFLSFNTGFALWILISMIVFVWVMTKYAVPPIMTALQERERNIKESLESAENALAKAEKISKDNEKALREAEVKAQQIRKEAVEEAELIRAERIKKAKEDADQLIEQARTSIEQEKKQALVELRKEVAKLAVESASIIIDAELDSEKNNKLVDNFLSNLPKN, encoded by the coding sequence ATGACTCTACTTTTAGCAGGCGGCAGTTTTCTGTCATTTAATACAGGTTTTGCATTATGGATTTTGATATCCATGATTGTATTTGTCTGGGTGATGACAAAATATGCTGTACCGCCAATTATGACGGCGCTCCAAGAACGAGAGCGAAATATTAAGGAGTCTTTAGAATCCGCTGAGAATGCATTAGCGAAAGCTGAGAAAATCTCTAAAGATAATGAGAAAGCTCTTCGGGAAGCAGAAGTAAAAGCACAACAGATTCGAAAAGAAGCAGTAGAGGAAGCTGAATTGATACGTGCAGAACGTATTAAGAAAGCTAAGGAAGATGCTGATCAACTTATTGAGCAAGCTCGCACCTCTATTGAACAAGAAAAGAAACAAGCTTTGGTTGAATTGAGGAAAGAAGTGGCAAAACTTGCCGTAGAATCAGCTTCTATTATCATTGATGCCGAACTTGACAGTGAAAAAAATAACAAGCTGGTAGATAATTTTTTATCTAACCTTCCAAAAAACTAA
- a CDS encoding polymer-forming cytoskeletal protein, producing MLNNRKSTPNNGSENSNSSPSVNILSEGTKLKGDLSSQTDIRIAGTVEGEAVSKGKLIVTGNGKIIGNITSADADIAGKVEGEVKVSGKLTLRESAVIDGNIYTKTLIVEEGAQINGSCRMGTDAKSLSQSSDSDYVNDTKVKSTS from the coding sequence ATGTTAAACAATAGAAAATCTACACCTAATAACGGTTCTGAGAATTCAAATAGCTCACCATCAGTTAATATTTTAAGTGAGGGTACAAAATTAAAAGGGGACCTGAGCTCACAAACAGATATCAGAATTGCTGGTACTGTTGAAGGCGAAGCTGTTTCAAAAGGGAAATTGATTGTAACCGGCAATGGTAAAATTATAGGAAACATTACCTCAGCTGATGCCGATATTGCCGGAAAAGTAGAAGGAGAGGTGAAAGTTTCAGGCAAACTTACGCTAAGAGAAAGTGCCGTTATTGACGGAAATATCTACACCAAAACCCTCATCGTAGAAGAAGGTGCTCAGATAAACGGTTCTTGCCGGATGGGTACTGACGCAAAATCACTTTCTCAATCCAGTGATTCCGACTACGTGAACGATACCAAAGTAAAGAGTACCTCCTGA
- a CDS encoding TolC family protein, with protein sequence MTARILLSLITCLLAFSPVSFAQDTLQIDFNTFLNKALDNSGQMKYQRQDVEIAENQIKQAQAQRIVPNMRLDTQHGLVPGVESDRTDLQEDEYYLDPNLRNNWNDWAIYTKFQLSAVQPVFTWGAINKAVEAARLGAEAAQYSFDAKKADLELRLFDLYFSYVLALEIERLLEEAQDKVNQVERQINEMREEGDSSLDESEVFKFEIYKSEFEIQKAEVEENMNFVKETWNYVLRNEAGDVFEPQVRFLDPVAANIEPVDFYQQAAFNNRPELKALKVGEEATETYITSLKKQNLPGLYLAGYVNFANTPNRPRQSNPFIQNNTNLFTGGFGFTIRQKLNFFSIRANIERSKIKLKQASYAQDAAKDGILLEVNNNYRQASLADVKVEQTDEALVTSKRWLRQEQLDYDFGMGEVKDLIDAMRKELELKLQLKQRIFEYNSSLAKLNKSAGIPLTTLITN encoded by the coding sequence ATGACAGCACGAATTCTTTTATCGCTTATTACTTGTCTGCTTGCCTTCAGCCCAGTGAGTTTTGCTCAGGATACTCTTCAAATCGATTTCAATACCTTTCTGAATAAAGCCCTGGATAACTCCGGGCAGATGAAATATCAACGGCAGGATGTGGAAATTGCTGAAAACCAGATCAAGCAGGCACAGGCTCAGCGCATTGTACCAAACATGAGGTTAGATACCCAGCACGGACTTGTTCCCGGAGTAGAAAGTGACCGAACGGATCTTCAGGAAGATGAATATTATTTAGACCCCAACCTCCGTAACAACTGGAATGACTGGGCCATATATACCAAGTTCCAGCTTTCAGCAGTCCAGCCGGTATTCACCTGGGGAGCCATAAACAAGGCCGTGGAAGCAGCCCGACTGGGAGCCGAAGCTGCTCAGTACAGTTTTGATGCAAAAAAAGCCGATCTCGAATTAAGACTTTTCGATTTATACTTTAGTTATGTTCTCGCTTTGGAAATTGAGCGTTTGCTGGAAGAAGCTCAGGATAAGGTGAATCAGGTTGAGCGACAGATAAATGAAATGAGAGAGGAAGGGGACAGCAGCCTGGATGAGTCAGAAGTATTCAAGTTTGAGATATACAAATCGGAGTTTGAAATACAGAAGGCGGAAGTGGAAGAGAACATGAACTTCGTGAAAGAAACCTGGAACTATGTGCTTCGCAATGAAGCTGGGGATGTATTTGAACCACAGGTTCGATTTCTGGATCCGGTTGCGGCCAATATTGAACCGGTGGATTTTTATCAACAAGCCGCCTTTAATAACCGCCCCGAACTTAAAGCCCTCAAAGTAGGAGAGGAAGCGACCGAAACTTACATCACTTCCCTGAAAAAACAGAATTTACCCGGATTATATCTGGCCGGTTATGTCAACTTTGCGAATACGCCTAATCGCCCTCGACAGTCGAACCCATTTATTCAGAATAACACCAACCTGTTTACCGGTGGTTTCGGATTTACGATCCGGCAAAAGCTGAATTTTTTCTCCATCAGGGCTAATATTGAACGAAGCAAAATTAAACTGAAACAGGCTTCATATGCTCAGGATGCAGCCAAGGATGGTATACTGCTTGAGGTTAATAACAACTACCGACAGGCTTCTCTGGCTGATGTAAAAGTAGAACAAACCGATGAGGCGCTGGTAACCTCCAAGCGATGGTTAAGGCAGGAACAACTGGACTACGATTTTGGTATGGGTGAAGTGAAAGACCTGATTGATGCCATGCGCAAAGAACTGGAGCTTAAACTTCAATTAAAGCAGCGCATTTTTGAGTATAATTCATCGCTGGCAAAACTGAATAAATCGGCAGGGATTCCGTTAACTACGTTAATAACAAACTGA